The Kribbella amoyensis genomic sequence CAGCGCACTCCCCAGGAATAGGTCTGTTTGACCAGCTTGAGGTACACGAACGTCTCCGTCACCTTCACACCGTCGATCGCGCGGATCCGCTCCGACAGCACCCGGAGCAGTTGCTCGTCGCTCTCGGCCAGGACCTCGGCCAGCAGGTCGAACGAACCGGCCGTGATCACCACGTACTCGATCTCGTCCATCTCGGCCAGCTTCGCGGCGATCGGCTCCAGCGCGCCCTCGGCCTTGATCCCGACCATCGCCTGCCGGGCGAACCCGAGCTCGAGCGGGTCGGTGACCGCGACCACCTGCATCACGCCGGCCTCGGTGAGCCGCTGGACCCGTTGCCGGACCGCGGCCTCGGACAGCCCGACGGCCTTGCCGATCGCGGCGTACGAGCGGCGCCCGTCCAGCTGGAGTTGTTCGATGATGGCCTTGGAGGTGTCGTCGAGCAACGCCTGGTTCTTGTCGGGGTTCCCGGTTCGCACTGGCACGGTCGCGATCCTCTCAGCGTCACCCCGTGTAAGCAAG encodes the following:
- a CDS encoding Lrp/AsnC family transcriptional regulator, with the translated sequence MPVRTGNPDKNQALLDDTSKAIIEQLQLDGRRSYAAIGKAVGLSEAAVRQRVQRLTEAGVMQVVAVTDPLELGFARQAMVGIKAEGALEPIAAKLAEMDEIEYVVITAGSFDLLAEVLAESDEQLLRVLSERIRAIDGVKVTETFVYLKLVKQTYSWGVR